In Plasmodium vivax chromosome 14, whole genome shotgun sequence, the genomic window cGTCTTTGTTTTTGTGAAGGTTTTTAGCCTTTTTATTCatgtaaaatttaaagcgattatgttattaaaagCATATTTGAAATGTAGATGTATGCTAACTCATGAGATGTTAATTCAGtcacttatttttatgtttaaagAAGGAcaatttttaagtatatttattaagCATATTCCTTTGCCGTAAAGGGTTCGTGAGACAATCTCCtcatttattatgtatatactaTGAAACTGTTTAACGTTTATAACTGTTCGTTTgtctttttataaacatatgcTACTTATTGCGTTTGACGATATGCAGTATTTCCttcttaaaatttacaattttatttcactaAAAAGTGTATAAATTGATAAATATGCCTTAATTGGGTAATATTCTTAATGGGCTTTTccatgttttttattttatgaaattgGAACGTTTATGCTTAACTTTGAATGCTTAGCAGTGTACCACAATATGTCTGTTTGAGTAAAATGTATTGTATACtcataacaaaataaaactttttcaCCAAGCGTGCAAATATTTGTCTTGTTTTAGGATAACACGGTGGCAAATATTTGTGTATCATaataaatagtaaaaatcGATTGTacaatatgtttttttatccaAATGAGATTAAAGTTTTTGGAAAAAGCGGAGTTTTCATTAATAAAGTGTGAAATGAAAATGTGCTATAAGCTATATCTCAACgcaatgaaattaaaaatcgaTCATGttgataacaaaaaatattaagaCCTTGGAAGCGACAAATAAGCATATCATATTATGTTTAATATATGCATTGTTGGAGTACCATTTTCTCAGGATCTCTTGCATGTTGCAATGTTTGTTAAATTACTGATTCGGGATAAGGGTGACCcactaaaaaatttatggTATTATAAATCTTTTAATTTTCGCGTTTTCATGTGCCATAAGACGAATTTACTGTATCATTAAcattatagaaaatattgagaggacatttattataatgttaATAATACGCATTTTGTAGATATAACGactaaaaaaatgtgtgttaaggggaaaagaaatgaTACTATTAACTACAGAAAAGgctaaataaattaaaatatcaattatattttaatattacaaaaaaaaaaaaaataaataaataaaataaaataataatcataaccataattaattaaaattaatgtaatatttttcaaagaaGCATATGCACTTTTTAGTTGCATTTATTTGCTTTGTCTTATTAAACATGGTTAAAAACTAAAGACGATTTTTATGCTCCTTCATATGATATACCTAGTTCACTTAAAATACGCTTTGTCACATTAGGAAAAGAAGTCACTTATAGACCGATAACCTATATGAATGTGCCTGCTTCTTGGTCTaccgtttttaaaattcgaaTTACTATCCGATGGATGTTCCATGTGCACTTCACGATCAtcgtattcatttttttttggcttagTAAATAGCGTACGCAACTTGAAACCAATGGGGGTATACTgattttaggaaaaaaaatatgcagttAAAAATGGAACTCTTTTACgataacaattttatatgaataattttataaatgttacaTTAGAACATGTGTATgggtatatatgtatgcacatttttaatggAATTTTAAGGAACCTTATACAAAGAGTAAAAGAAGATAACACATATCAGGCCTATACCTATATTTAGAGATTTGCTATGGGCCAAAAAAGGTAGCTGTTCATTTTCATGAGATGTGACCTGGTAATATAAATATCCTGAAATCGCATCTTGGTACGCTTTTGCTATATTTTCAAGATTTTTGTTTATGGAGTCTTTTATTGATAATAAATCTCTTCTTATTTGATCATTACAAGCTTTATATAAGCTGCAGTATGAGTCTATCTGTGTCTTATTAGAACATTCTGTGTATATTTTATcgtattttgtttttttattttcatagaaatgtttaaaaaattcatttacAAATAAGTGCACATTGGTATTTCCTCTATTTagattataatatttaaagaaCTCAAGCATTATGTCCATCATTTTACATTTGATCTTATCTTCTTCATATTCGAAAGGCATGGTATAATGGAATGAAAGCACTTGATGTAAATTGGGaaactaaaaatgaaaaggaaaaattatatatgtgaatTGAATCACGTTTATTCTAACAAAAGTGTTAGGTATACATTAGATGCATAATAGAATATTCACAtgaaaagttataaaaaatggattaaaaaaattttgttttttactaATTTTTGTGACATTTTTGGAAGTCCATGTTCACCACTTTTTTGTGTACTTTCaattaaatcaaaaaatatgttagaAGTTTCTTCAGTGGTGTCTGATGATGAGTTCAATGGTTTTATTTCTGGAAAAGTGGGCAATTTGTTGCTAGTACATGTTTCAGGGAAAGAagtcttttttccttcatatatacttttaaatttattcaatgcgttacaaaaattattatctACTTGTTCAAAGCATTTTTCTAATCCTTTATTATAATGCTCTTTGcaactttgaaaaaaattcaagcATTTTTCATCTTCCGTTATTGTTACATCTGAAAGCTTTTTGTACAATTGGTATAATATatcaaattttgaaaaattagtatcttctttattttgtattgCTCCTTTCAATATATGCTGACCTTGAAAAGAATCATATTTTGCTTCAAGTTTTTCGTACAAGGTTTTTTTAAGATCGCCATTTATAGACTTTTCTTTTAGCTGATTATACAACCAGTAGTTTAAGAAATTGGCGAATTTAGAAGTGGTACTTAGACCTTCAACAGTTGAACAACTGGAACTTAGTTCCTTAAAGTATAATACAAACTTCTTACAAATATTTATGGCATCTTCGttcaattttgaagaagattCTATTTCCTCGCAAAATGAAGTTATATTAGTATgatttcttatatttatatctttttccttttgaacATATTCCCATATATTTGCGAAAACACCATtctaaaaatgtaaaaaaggtTAATAACACAAATAacttaaaatgtattttcaaGAAAATGTTgtgctccattttgctgGAAGTAGACTATGCAAAGGAGCatctttgtaattttattttaatgcaAAACAAAAGTGTGCACGTACATCGGGGGGTTCATTTGGCATTCTGTTGTGAGTTGCATGATCGAcattaaattgtaaaatttgttaactATATAAACAGTTGTGCatgttaaataataaaaaatgatatatgGATACTCTGCGTGTTTATTTCTAATAGTTTGATACATAAAGAATAAAGAAGTACTTCGTAGTTAGAACATTGTATTGATGATTACACAAGATAGCGATTAAATAGCACAATTAACAGCACATGAAAGGAACACATtgaactaaaaaatatattaaagggTGTTtagaattataatatacacgCAGAAATCACAATATGTGGCAATTTTATGTTCGATGAAGTCACCACTTGTGTACTTATCACTCGTTTGTATATTGTCGCAATATACAACACAGCCAATTATTTATAACTAGCAAAAATATGATCTACAATTTATGtcacaatatatatttaacatttttacacttaaacattatttttcaaaaatgatcatttttgtaaaaattataggAGTTTTTTCATGGTAgtgtttattttctttagATATATAAAGCTATAGTATTAGAACTGTTCTACATTGTTTCTATTGAGTATTGTTataaatgaacattttttaagcagTACTTAAAGTTATactgtacaaaaaaaaaatatatatataaataaaaataattattaggAGCCGCGCAATATACATGAAAAACAAATCCTCctttattacataaaaaatatttattactaaaaattaattttaactaCTACCATACCGCTCcataaaataacatatattttgtgtCAAAAAGGGGCTctatactatttttttaagcgctgtgcaaatttttttttttcatgtttttcttttttacaactaacacaatataaattttaaaattgataTGATAATTGCAGTtaaatgtgataaaaaaacaaacactATGTTTAGTTCTTTGggattaaataattttagaaaaattcaAGGTGAACAAcgtttaaataaaaatgatcgGACATCGAGGaagaattaattttatatctattaaaataataaaaacaataaaaatagtaaaaatttgGTTTCTTCCGAAATTTGTAAAGAATTAACATATCTTAACATGTATTAAACAGTAATAATGTATTGGTTTATACAATATTAGgcagataaataaatatataaggGGACATTTTTACGTGTAAAAATTGTACGTATTAATTAGGCATTCATTTCTGGTTCTATCTTTTGGTCAAAGTTCAATACATAATgacaatttatttaaaaaaataaccaaaatGGTAGGTAAAATTACCTACACTTTTGTgtaaatgttattataatagaACACACTGAATGTTgcatatcattatatataactcATGTTGAATATTATAGCTGAAATGCGTTATAGTTATATCAATCAAGctaaggaaaaatttaatatatccaaaaagtaattttacatacaaaaattaagaaaattttattgatATTAAGACATATATGGGCAATTACAATTCTATTCCATTACGAATTATAGAATTGAAAgggacaaaaataaaaaaattggttaaACTTTTTGTTGTTTAATCCTACGTCGAAGTGATAACCAAATAAtccacataaaaaaaaaaaagcatttctatcaaaaaaaatgcattgcAATAAGttatatttaatttgcaTAATGTTTAATATTGCAAATTCTGTTCGTTACGAATTTTAGCTTTATGattatcattaaaataaaaatttaaatgaatgcaataatactataaaaaagtaatgtTTGACAACAAATGACATTTCTTTAGAGGGCAACCTTTTTACTTCAGACATTGCTTTTAATTTGTACTGCATTAcatgataaatatttaacggttcttataattaaataaatattttttgatttctACTCATTTGTACACACCTACCACAACAGCATAttcagtttattttttttttttactaacaTTAACTTCGTAAAATGTGCACGATATAATTCAAGTGTAGTtgaatatatgtaaattgaATAAAACTAAAGATTAATTgcgacaaaaaaatgcaaaaaaaaggccaattATGTTTGTTGTGATTGGAAggatttgaaaagaaaatcatctatacatttttgtcttttgatataataaaaatccccaataaaaaatgactcaAAAGACACTAAAAAGATCTATGCTGCATGTAtgaaatttagaaaaaagctatattgtttatttaattttctctCGTTACtaaaataaagataaaaagtTGAATTTTCCCACTCTggaattatatgaatattccTCAATAActaatttacatattttggcttcataaatttttttaacaataacaacattttaattttaaaaaatgataaaatcaaaatatCTTGTTCTCAACTTTTTTGCAATAGATCCTGTTTACTGTgttttttcacaaattgtGAAACAAACGTGGTTACATTATcatattttaacattatcACTATATGTGAGTCTCGTAcggaagagaagaaaagaCATTAACGCatatatgtactttttgtaaataacttattatatttataccaAATAAATTATCACATACATTTAATTAAGAATTAAAGAAGCATTTAAATACAGTTATATACTTCAATAATTTGCAATAAATgctaaatgaataaaataaatttttacagtTCAGGCATATAGAAATTTACATGATGgatagaaaataatttttaacgCCTTTTTTATGGCTTGTGAATTGCGTAATTATAATTCATAagaaatgtgaaaaattgattaaaaaaaaaaataaacgcgtacagtatataaaataccatgacgcatttttatttttccgtaattattttattgtatcATCGAAAATAAAGAAACGCTTAAagcttttctttccctttttaatattgaTTGCTTAGATTAAATCAATTTGTTTtcaatggaaaaaattcaatatatttttattgtataatacaataatgcattttttttttttttacaggaTTTtggatattttattttcacccctttatgtcatttatttgtgcataataaaaaagtatagaatttttttttaatttacatatgCGCGGTTTTACAGTAGCTTTTTTAAAGGCTTACTATTCTTCGCGCCTAGTGGATAATTTCATAATTCGCAGTTAAGTGCAATAAAATGTCAGTATTACGatttaaagaatttaaaGGCAATAGTCTTTGTTTTTATTGTAAGCGGTAGAATTTgccaaattattaaatttataacacatttttcatgacaaaaatatatatatatatatatatatatatattttacagcataaaaagaaataatactATACTGCGTTCAAATAATGCATACAAAtcggcgatttttttttggatattttttcatttattattattttttttattatttgcggtaatttaatatttaaagatAATCTACATATTGTTATTATCTACACTGCTATGAAAAACGTGATGTACTTATTTAATTTAGCCCTTTTAATAGGAAATAACGTAATTAATAATCGAAGAATAAAttgcttaatttttacgTTAAATGCATGATTATGAATAATAAGCTTATAtacaagtggaaaaaaactttatgtacatatttatatcaaGAAAAAATACCCTATAACTCTTTTACATATTTACGATAACTTTTCCAGTTttgtaaattaataaaattgtacaGCCAAAATTTTACTCGTGAAAAGCGTACAAAacaatacttttttttatattataattctaTCGTCTATGTTTATtctaatttaaatatttttgtatttaaaaatgtatattttacattGTATTGTATGAATAACAATGTTTCGTATAGTTATAAAAGCAACAAGGAAATAATTTCCGCTGCAAATGTTTATATAGAccttaaatttgttaaaaaaaagcacaacaCATAGCAGTTATGTTTATTAGTACCGTTATTTTTGGTACACTTTTACTTATATGctgataattttaattacatttttatcactttaatatatttcccAATTgaaataactttttaaacatGGCAGATGACTATGAAGtacattttccatttttattaatttctcTATATATAGACTTTTGTATAACAGACTGTTATTCATaaaacaaagggggaaagtaATTCCTTCTGGAAGATAACAATTACTATATTTATtcatgttttattttcttccgtttatttttagtatgaACACGTGAAGACGTTTCCTACCTATAGAAGTAAATTAGAAGAACTTGAACGTTTTTCTGACATAAAATATCATACAAATGATCCAATTGCAACGAGGTGTAAAACTAATGCTAATTCACTTGAagcatttttcttcactGATTTGTGTATAACccttaataaatattttaagtatTACGATCATCTTAAACCTGTTGATAGTAAACACTGTGAATACTTAAGCTActggttaaataaaaaaagtaaactACATAATGCATTCCcactatataaaaaaatactagATGGTGATAgatcattaaatatatttgatgAAACAATTCCAAATATAGAGACGTACAAGTCTAAACTAGGCAATTTGTCGAATGAAgtagttaaaaatattgatacTTTAAACGATTTGAATGAGCagtatctttttttaataactaAGCGTAAAATTGGTGAAAGTACCCACGATCAACTATGTGGTTATGCCGAAAAATTTGcagtaatatataatagtgCTATTAGAGattgttttataaattttaataataaatattgtaagGAGCTAATAGAATTTAAAGTTagatttaataaatataaatcgTTTACAGATACATGTCATCTCGTACAGCCCTTAAGTTCTATACCTGGAGCAAATTTCCAGGAATTAGAGGCaatcaaaaaatattctcaTATAGAAGAGCATGTTTCTACTTATTCAACGGATACTTTAATGACTGCTCTTAAAGCACTAGGAGGAGTTGCTGTGCTTTTGCTTATAATTaaggttaataaaaatgtcttttaacatgataaaattagtagacatatttattaagatttttttttctaataaaatttcattataaaatgaatttatttttaaatgaataaatgttacacatatacacatgtatatattttttaatattagttTGCTCCATTAAAATCATTGCTACGTTCGcgaaagcaaaagaaaaagaggggaTTTTATGATGGTGCTGATGACAATGAAGAAGGCGAAGATGAATCGTACCAAGATGAACCATACGGATACGGATCATATGGAGATGGGTCATATGGACATGGCACATATGGAGACAATTCTTATGGATATGGATCATATGGGGATGTATCATACATGGATAAATCATATGCTGGTGATTCATTTGCTGGTGATTCATTTGCTGGTGACTCATACGCTGGTGACTCATACGCTGGTGACTCATACGCTGGTGACTCATATGCTGATGATTCATACAGAGGTAGATCAGACAGAGATAGACCATACGATGACGAATCATACCAAGATAGGTCGTCCCGAGATAGGTCATCCCGAGATAGGTCATCCAGAGACAGATCATCCAGAGACAGATCCACCCGAGATAGGTCATCCCGAGACAGATCATCCAGAGGTAGATCATCCCGAGATGGATCGTACAATAATGATTCATATTATTATGAAGACGAAGATCCAAGGCAACATAATAGAGAATATAACCTGCAGTATTATTCAACaggaaataattattattaatgtaataaagaacaaaaaattgttttgaTGAATTAGTATAAGgggataataaaataaaagaattgttacattcaaaaaataaaataattatagcAAAGTGAGcacataatttattaattaccTTATCACAAAAATAGGGGATGTTCTATATTTGAACATAGAGCCAAGATagtaatattatttcttatgtAAACGCCACATCAACCGAATTGATGAAAAATACCAAACGAACGTGTCgcattaaaatatacaaattttatagTAGGGGCATATCATGAACATATTGACAAATTCTTAAATATTACACTtatcgtattttttttggtggcAAAGGTGAATGTATAACTGaagagaaatatttattataagaaGTCCATTTTGTTACTTACGAAGATAGAAGAGCTATGGAAAATGTTATCAAATTAGGATACGTGCTAGGACTAGAGATTTCACTGAAAAAGTGAATTATAAACAgctaatggaaaaaaaataacgaaatataacatataatttgttcattcGTAGAGAGCCATGTGATAAGTGGTATGTGTCATGGGTGCAGGGTTTAGCTTTTACCGTTATGCATAAAGTTAATTAATAAGATGTCTACGTGAAAGAGCGCATTTCACTTATGAACATCATTCTGAATAATTTCGAAGTTTTGtattttagaagaaaaattcactcactcaatttttttcacaataaaATCATAGATTTGTACAGTAGAtgtttaatttaattaaataataaatagaaCACTCCACAATGCTC contains:
- a CDS encoding hypothetical protein, conserved (encoded by transcript PVX_101575A), translated to MDKSYAGDSFAGDSFAGDSYAGDSYAGDSYAGDSYADDSYRGRSDRDRPYDDESYQDRSSRDRSSRDRSSRDRSSRDRSTRDRSSRDRSSRGRSSRDGSYNNDSYYYEDEDPRQHNREYNLQYYSTGNNYY
- a CDS encoding variable surface protein Vir5-related (encoded by transcript PVX_101570A), translated to MLLCIEIESSSKLNEDAINICKKFVLYFKELSSSCSTVEGLSTTSKFANFLNYWLYNQLKEKSINGDLKKTLYEKLEAKYDSFQGQHILKGAIQNKEDTNFSKFDILYQLYKKLSDVTITEDEKCLNFFQSCKEHYNKGLEKCFEQVDNNFCNALNKFKSIYEGKKTSFPETCTSNKLPTFPEIKPLNSSSDTTEETSNIFFDLIESTQKSGEHGLPKMSQKLFPNLHQVLSFHYTMPFEYEEDKIKCKMMDIMLEFFKYYNLNRGNTNVHLFVNEFFKHFYENKKTKYDKIYTECSNKTQIDSYCSLYKACNDQIRRDLLSIKDSINKNLENIAKAYQDAISGYLYYQVTSHENEQLPFLAHSKSLNIGIGLICVIFFYSLYKVP